The segment TTAAGCATGTGACCCATATGTAAGACACCAGTAACATTAGGAGGAGGTATGACGACGGTAAAGGGTTCTCTTCCATCGGGTTTTGAACTAAATAATTTGTGGTCCATCCAATAGGCGTACCACTTCTCCTCAACATTAGCGGGATTATACTTACTTGCTAATTCCATATTAAATTAAATCAATTATATATTGGTATATTATAGAGTGCAAAATTAATAAATTAAAAGGAGAAACACGTCTTTGATTTATGTACTTTTGTTTAAACCCTATTAGAAGACAACTTAAATAATCAAAAATCATGCATACAAGAGAAGAAAAACTAGAAGCTTTTGGTCGTTTTCTAGATGTACTAGACGAACTACGAGAAAAATGCCCATGGGATAGAAAGCAAACCAATGAAAGTTTACGTCCCAATACGATTGAGGAAACTTATGAACTTTGTGATGCGTTAATGCGAAATGACCAAGAGGATATCTGCAAAGAGCTTGGTGATGTGCTTCTCCATATCGGATTTTATGCTAAGATAGGCTCCGAAAAAGAACAATTTGATATCAAAGATGTATGTGATAAGTTGTGTGAGAAATTAATATTCAGACATCCTCATGTCTTTGGCACAACTCAAGTACACGGTTCTGACGAAGTAGAATCAAACTGGGAAGAGTTGAAGTTGAAAGAAAAAGGAGGGAATAAACGAGTACTAAGTGGCGTTCCTGATGCTCTGCCTGCATTAATCAAAGCCTACCGAATACAAGATAAAGCTAGAAATATAGGCTTTGACTGGGAGGTAAAAGAACAAGTATGGGATAAAGTAAAAGAAGAGTTTAATGAGCTTCAAGTAGAGATTCAACACATGGATAAGGCTGAAGCGGAAAAAGAATTTGGGGATTTATTTTTCAGTATTATCAATGCTGCTCGAAAATATGGCATCAATCCAGAAAATGCCCTAGAACTCACCAATCAAAAATTTATTCGCAGATTTAATTACTTAGAAGATCATACCCTAAAAGAAGGTTTAAATTTACATGAGATGAGCCTATCTGAAATGGATAAAATATGGGATGAAGCAAAATCTAAAGGATTATAAAAACCATTTTAGAGACCTTGTAGCTCACAGAAATGCACCAGTTTGGACCGAGCATAATATTCCGCCTATTTTCTATGCATTTTTCTATACAACATGCTATCAAGTAGCAGATTAGAGAATACTTTGAATAAATCAAAATAAGATCTTAACACCGATAAGACATTACTCTGACACCGACATGTCATTCTCATGTCGGTGTCAAAAAAAACAGAGTATCTTAAAACAGCTTGTAAACTTTTAACACTTCGGATAAATATATCCGGGAAATACATAACAACATCGTATGCTTTAATGTTAGTAATTAGTAACTGTATAATAAATTACTAACTATGAAGTATAGAATCGAAAAAGACACAATGGGTGAAGTAAAAGTTCCTGCAGATAAATACTGGGGAGCCCAAACTGAAAGATCAAGAAACAACTTTAAAATAGGACCATCGGGTTCTATGCCCAAAGAGATTATTTATGCCTTCGCCTATCTAAAGAAAGCAGCTGCCTACGCCAATTGTGACCTAGGAGTATTACCTACTGAAAAAAGAGATTTAATAGCCAAAGTTTGCGATGAAATTCTTGAAGGCAAGTTAGATGACCAGTTTCCTTTAGTAATTTGGCAAACAGGATCGGGAACTCAAAGTAACATGAATGTTAATGAAGTGATATCCAAGAGAGCTTCTATTTTGGCTGGACATAGTATAGATGAAAAGAGTTTAATTCACCCCAATGATGATGTAAACAAATCTCAATCGTCAAATGATACCTACCCTACTGCATTAAATATTGCAGCTTATAAAAAGATTATTGAAAAAACATTGGTGGGTGCTTCTGCATTACAAGATGCTCTAGATAAAAAAGCTAAGGCTTATAAGGACATCGTTAAAATAGGAAGAACACATTTACAAGATGCCACTCCATTAACACTAGGACAAGAGTTTTCTGGTTATGCCATGCAAGTGTGCAATGCCATTAAAGCGATAGAAGTAACTCTTCCTCATTTATCTCAACTTGCCTTGGGCGGAACAGCTGTAGGTACAGGATTAAATGCACCCAAAGGATATGATGTAAAAGTAGCAGAGTATATTTCTAAGTTTACAGGAATCCCATTTATTACTGCTCCCAATAAATTTGAAGCTTTGGCAGCCAATGATGCAGTAGTAGGCACTCATGGAGCCTTAAACCAACTAGCTGTAGCTCTATTTAAAATAGCTCAGGATATTAGAATGTTAGGCTCAGGTCCACGCTCAGGCATAGGTGAATTGCATCTTCCCGAAAATGAACCAGGTTCATCTATCATGCCAGGTAAGGTAAACCCAACACAAAATGAAGCTTTAACAATGGTTTGTGCTCAAGTAATGGGGAACCAAACGACTATAACATTTGCTGGTGCTAATGGTAATTATGAACTAAACGTATTTAAGCCTGTTATTGCAGCCAACTTCTTACAGTCGGCAGAACTATTAGGCGATGCTTGTATATCTTTTACAGAACACTGCGTAACTGGCATTGAACCCAACTTAAACAGAATTAAGGAGCTTGTAAACAACTCTCTTATGCTTGTTACGGCTTTAAATACACATATAGGGTATGAAAAATCTGCTCAAATAGCAAAGACTGCTCACAAAAATGGAACGACACTAAGAGAAGAAGCGATCTCCTCTGGCTTCCTAACAGCTGAAGAGTTTGACAAATGGGTAAAACCTGAAAATATGGTAGGTAATTTAAAGTAGATGAGATACCAAAAAGGACTGCAATTGCAGTCCTTTTTTCAATTTGAATTTCTATTCTTTCCTCCCCTACCTCTTTGATGCATTCCTCTTATAATTTCTCTATGGAATTTAGCCTCAGCCTTCATTACATCATAGATCTTTTGGTTGGATATGATATCCTTATATTTTTTATAGTATTCTAGTTCTAATTCAGCATTCTCTTTTCGGAGCAAATAGATTTTAGTAAGGGTTTCATCATACTCTTTTTCTGTCAATCCATTTTTCGCACTTTTCATTAATCTATTAATTTCCTTACCATTCTCCCGTTTTTTACTTTGTAACTCAAAAAACAGCTTAAAGAAAGCACTTGATTCAACAGTTGTTAAACCAGCTTGCTCGGTGATATACTCCTGCTGCTTCTTGTTAAACTCCTGAGGTGACAATCTTTGTGGACATACGGCATTAGCTTTTAATACAGTAAAAGAGCTAAGTACTATAATAAAACAAGCAATATATTTTTTCATAATAATATTATTATTCTGAATAATTAGTTAAATACACGTGTAAGGAATAATCATCAAACAGAGCCCCATCAACCGTTTCTTGAATAAATTCATCGGAAACGTCTTCAATATTATAATTAGTAGCTAAATCAATCATTTTCTCTTTTTGAGGCATCATTACTCTTATGATTAAAGCTGCACCAATAAATACAGCAGCCAAATAAACAAGAGGTTTCAGTTTATCCCATCGAGTAACACTTGGCAGCTCTTGCTCTATCAATTCTTTTTTAGGGAGCTGACTCATTATGTTATCTGTTAGACTATCAAAATAATCCTCTGGTACACGGAAAGTATCTTTACTTTTTAAATCATCTATCTTTTTCATATCTATATACCTCCTCTTTATAGTTAGATAAGAATTATAGTAAAAGGTTTAATCAAGGTTGCTAATAAATTCTTCAATCTTTTTTACGGCATGATGATAGGACGCCTTTAAAGCTCCTACTGTCGTTCCCAAAATTCTAGAAATCTCTGTATACTTCAAGTCATCGTAGTATTTCATAAGAAACACAATACGTTGCTTATCAGGAAGCTTCATTATAGCTTTTTGAAGTTGTACATCCAACTCCTTACCATCAAAATAGGGATCACTCTTCAATACGTTTTCTAGTCCTAATTCTGGATTATCTATTTCGACAGAATATTTTTCTTTATGTTTTGAGATAAATGTTAAGCTCTCATTAACAGCAATCCGATACAGCCAAGTTGATAATTTAGCATCACCTCTAAAGGATTCTAGATTTAGCCAAGCTTTCAAAAATGTATTTTGGAGAACATCATCTGCATTTTCATGCGTAAGAACTATTCTTCTTATGTGCCAATACAAAGGCTTGCTATAGAGTGAAACAAGAGCTCTAAACCCTAATTCAAGAGTCTCTGGCTCCTGAATTAACAATATAATCTGCTCTTCATTAAAATTTTTCTCCATATTACTCAATTAGTAATTAAAACTATTCAACAACATAAGTTTTAAGTTCTTCGGCTATCTCTACAATAGGAAAAATAGCATTCGCTTCAGTCAATAATATATTTTCATTAGGATATCTTGCAGAAAAATGACCGATAAGTAATTGCTTTACCTCAGCTTTCAAAGCTATTGTTGCTGCTTGTTCAGCAGTAGAATGATAGGTTTGATTAGCTCTTACTTTCTCTGAGTTAGCAAAAGTTGCCTCATGAAACAATAAATCACACCCTTTTATTAATTCTATTATTGGTGGGTTATAAGCTGTATCTGAACAATAAGCATAACTTCTAGGCAATGCAGCTGGTTTTGTTAAAACAGCATTCGATATAACTTCACCATCAGGGGTAATATAATCAAATCCTGCTTTCAACCTATTCATTTCATAAGTAGGAACATTATAAAAATCGACCTGTTCTCTGATAATATGATTTAAACCAATCTTTTCTTGAAATAAAAAACCAGAACAAGGCATCCTGTGCTTTAAAGGAATGGTAGTAACCTGCAATGACCGATCTTCATAGATCAGTGAAGATTTTTTAGTGTCATATTCCTTAAAGAACACTTGGTAAGACAACGGATTACAAAAGAAGTCCAAAGCAGGTTTCATCACAGCCTCCAAACCTTTGGGAGCATGGATATATAAATCGGCTGTACGACCTAGTAATCCAAATGTAGAAATCAATCCCATCAGCCCAAAACAGTGATCTCCATGTAAATGGGATATAAAGATATGCCCTAGTCTAGAGAATTTCAACTTTGCTTTTCTGAATTGAAGCTGTGTACCTTCTCCACAATCTATTATAAACAGTTTATCCCTAAAATTTACGACCTGAGAAGTTTGGTTATGTTTTGTTGTTGGAAGTGCAGAGCCACAACCCAAGATAGTTACTTCAAATTTATCCATTAATTATCATTCGTTTTAACAAAGATAAAATTCTTTCTGGAGTTGATAAATAAAAAAGGCATTTACCGCTTGGTAAATGCCTTTATATACTTAATTAAAAGATATTCTAACAGAAATTAGTTTTTACCTTCTAATTTTTCTTTTAACTCAGCAAGTGCATCAATATCACCTAGTGTAGTTGAAGCAGCTTGGTTTTGCATTGGAGTATTATCTCTCTTAGGAGCAGATTTCTTAGAAGACTTTCTAACTTCTTGTCTATCTTCTTCTGGTTGAACAGCTGCATCTTCAAAAATACGGCTGTGAGAAAGAATAATACGTTTTGCATCCTTATTGAATTCGATAACCTTGAATTCTAGTTTTTCTTCAAGTTGAGCTTGAGAACCATCTTCTTTAACTAGATGTTTTGGAGTAGCAAAACCTTCAACACCATAAGGAAGAGCAATTACAGCACCTTTATCAAGCATTTCGATAATAGTACCTTCATGTACTGAACCTACAGTAAATACAGTTTCGAATACATCCCATGGATTTTCTTCTAGTTGTTTGTGGCCTAAGCTTAAACGACGATTTTCTTTGTCGATTTCAAGAACTACGATTTCAAGATCAGCACCTAGTTGAGTAAACTCAGATGGGTGTTTGATTTTCTTAGTCCAAGATAGGTCAGAGATGTGTACAAGACCATCTACACCTTCTTCGATTTCTACAAAGATACCAAAGTTAGTAAAGTTACGTACTTTAGCTACGTGTTTAGAACCAACAGGATATTTTTCTTCGATAGTTTCCCAAGGATCTTGTTTAAGTTGTTTGATACCTAAAGACATCTTACGTTCTTCACGGTCTAGAGTCAAGATAACAGCTTCTACTTCATCACCAACTTTCATAAAGTCTTGTGCAGAACGTAAGTGTTGTGACCAAGACATTTCTGAAACGTGGATAAGACCTTCAACACCTGCAGCGATTTCAACGAAAGCACCATAGTCAGCCATAACCACAACTTTACCTTTAACTTTATCACCAACTTTAAGATTTTCATCAAGAGAATCCCATGGATGAGGAGTAAGTTGTTTAAGACCAAGAGCGATACGTTTTTTCTGATCATCAAAATCAAGAATAACAACGTTCAATTTTTGATCTAGTTCAACAACTTCTTTTGGATCGCTTACGCGGCCCCAAGAAAGGTCTGTAATATGAATAAGACCGTCTACGCCACCAAGGTCGATGAATACACCATAAGATGTAATGTTTTTAACGGTACCTTCAAGAACTTGACCTTTTTCAAGCTTGCTGATAATTTCTTTTTTCTGTTGTTCAAGTTCAGCTTCGATAAGAGCTTTGTGAGAAACAACAACGTTTTTGAATTCTTGGTTGATCTTAACCACCTTGAATTCCATAGTTTTACCAACGAATACATCGTAATCACGAATAGGACGAACGTCGATTTGAGAACCTGGTAAGAATGCTTCAATACCAAATACGTCAACGATCATACCACCCTTAGTACGACATTTGATAAATCCTTTAATTACTGCTTCATTTTCTAGAGCTTCGTTAACACGCTCCCATGCACGAGCAGCACGTGCCTTTTTGTGAGACAAAACAAGTTGTCCTTTTTTGTCTTCCTGACTTTCGATGTATACTTCTACAGTATCACCAACTTTTAGTTCAGGATTGTAACGGAATTCATTTAGAGAAATGATACCATCAGATTTGTAACCGATATTTACAACAACTTCACGTTTGTTCATAGCAATTACAACACCGTCAACAACTTCACGTTCGCTTACTTTGTTTAAAGTGTCATCATAAGCTTTTGCTAGGCTTTCACGGTCAATAGCTGTAGTAGTTTCTCCGCTTTCGTAAGCATCCCAATTGAAGTCTTCAATAGGAGCTACATTTTTTAAATTTTCCATTAATAATTAATTGTTAATAAATACTTTAATTCGATTAGACATTATATTGATCTATAAATCGGGTGCAAAAATACAATTATTCGGGCAAACAACAAAAGACTATACCCTAAAAATCCACAAAAAGGCTAGATTATTAACTGATAAACAAATCTATAGTTCTATCTTTTCATAAATACCCCCATTATCAACAGATAGAATATTCATAAACAATTCTATCTATTAAATAATTCAAAGGTTATCTTGGCCCCCATTTTAAAGTTTTTCCAGTTTGAATTAGACACAAAGACTCCAAAATCAAAGACATGAGTCCCTATACCGTACCCCACTTCAATATAAGGCTGCAATTGATTCATTACCAAAGCATTTACATATATACGTTCATTTATAACCGAACGTGTATATTTACGTAAATGAGGCAATAATAAAAACGGAGCCTCATAAACCATATTACCACGTATATACCACTGAGAAGCATTATACCATCGACGATCTAATATTTGAAAAGCTCCACCAATGTCATCATTCCAACCTGCTGGTAAGTTATTCTTAGCAAAGTATACGAAGTCAACGAAGTACAATTGCTCTTGATTAGTAAACATACCTCCCCCTAAACGGGTATAAAGAGTCCTCATCATAGTAAGTGGAATTTTATACTGAATATCCAATTCAATACGCTCATGTGCTCCAGTTGCTCCGAGAAAGCCTTTAATACTTCTCTCCCAGTCTAATACAAAAGTAGGGTATTTAGAGTAAAGATTTACCTTTCTATCTCCGTTCATATAATAATACTGACCAGGAGTCCAAGCCAATCTTATCCTTGGTGCCACACTAACATATCTACCACTAAATTTTTCTCCTAGGTTAATAGAATCTAGCACACCTTTGGCAGCACTAGTACGCTTATTAGCAGAAAGCCCAAAGTCAATATTAAGACCATTAACAACCTCCCAGGTATTCATAAAATCTACATATAGATTTTTGAAGTAGTTTAATTCATATTTCTCAAACTGAATAGTATCTGTTTCATTCTTTAAGTCTTCTAAAACTTCACTACTATATATTCGGTTACCATTCCCAACATTCAATTGGAACCCAACTCTTTTTTTAGGCCAATACATAAAATCAGAATAGGCTTTCCAGTAAAATTCTTTTCTTTTAAAGTTATAACCAATAGTCGGCCGTACCCTCAGCAATCTATCATTACTAAAAACTCTACTGTATTTTATTTTATGTTTATAGGTAAAGCCATCACTACCACTGTAGCTTAAAAGGAATGGGTTTAGTAATGGGGAAAATTTTACCGTACCAACATCGTATAAATCCAAAGTATAATCACTTATCAAGAAATCCCCAACCTCACCCCAAAATGCTGCGGATTTTTTCTTCTTTGTATCTACAACCTTCATAGTTGTATCTTTATCTGCTTCAAATTCATCATATAAGACTTCTTCATCTTTTGTCAAAGGTAGCATTCTATATTCGGAGAAGTCATCTTCCTTTTTCTCAACCTTAGTAGTATCTTTAAATTGGAATGTGTACAATTGGGTTAAATCATATTTATTCTTTTTTTGGGGAGGAATGATATCTTTTGTTTTCTTAATTTCTATATCATCATACTTCATTACCGCATCATAAGTACCCACCACCTTGTTCCACATAAATCGCAATGTAGCGTCTATATGATAATCAAGAGGGAGAAACTCATCGGAATTTCCAACCTCACCTAATCTAATATAACAAGTTGCACTTAAGTACTCAGAACGTCCAAAGAATTCTAATTCACGAATACTCCATACCTTATCACTAACAATCAGATAACCTCTTACTAATTGATAGCTTTTACTCTTGGGTATAAATCTTATTGTAAATTCTAAATGTCCGCCCACACCTCTATCAACTCTTTCCAACTTATACTTATAGTATTTCTTGGCCTCTTTATTTATTGGCGATATTAGTTTTTCTTTTAATAATGCTGGAGAATAAACATTTATATTAAAATATCTCAAGATATTAGCACTAGCGCCTTTTAGTCGAGGTGTAGTTCCTGTAATAGCCTTTACTCTTTGATCATAGATGTCAGGGGCAGTATAGTGCAGATCACTATATGTTTCTAATATATATTTACGCACATTACCACGAGGTCTGAACATAGCAGGTAAATATCGTAACAATAAGTTTTTTCTTACAACATCAATCTTTGTCTTTACATATAAATCAGCATCATACTCACTGATAGCTGTTTCATAAAATGGAGCATAAAAGGATACGTTGTTCATTATAGAGTCAACGCAATAGGGTGTAATATCTAGTGAAGGGACATCTCTCATACTCTTATTCTGGGCTAATAGCTCTCCCACGAATAACAGTAATACAAGCAAACAATATGTCCGTTTTACAAAAGACTTCTTCATATTATAACAAATATAGCTATTTTCTAAAATATAAACATTTATACATAGGGTTTATTTAGGACTAAATACTTATACAGATTTCAACCATTTTCACATTACATCTATTTTTTAGGAGTATAATTCATTTAATTACATTATTTTTGTCAACAACCCCTTAATATAACATACCAAAATGTCAAAATTACGTTTTTTTGCCTTACAAGAGACAGTTAATAGACAACCCCTTTCTATAACTCCACCTTCTAATAAACTTTCTGATTACTATGCAAGCCATGTTTTTGATCAGAAAAAAATGCAAGAATACTTACCTAGAGAAGCCTTTAATGAATTTACTAAAGCTCTAGATAAAGGAACACCTATCACGAGAGAACTTGCAAACCTAATAGCAAATGGGATGAAAAGTTGGGCAAAGACTTTACATGTAACTCATTATACTCATTGGTTTCAGCCTCTTACTGATGGAACAGCTGAGAAGCACGATGGGTTTATAGAACTGAAAGAAGAATTTGATGCAATCGAACATTTCTCAGGAAAATTACTAATTCAACAAGAGCCAGATGCATCTTCTTTTCCAAGCGGGGGAATAAGAAACACTTTTGAAGCAAGGGGTTATACAGCTTGGGATACAAGTTCCCCTGCCTTTGTAGTAGATACTACACTTTGTATTCCTACTATATTTATCTCCTACACAGGAGAAGCTCTTGATTATAAGACCCCTCTGCTAAAAGCTCTCTCTGCTGTTGACAAAGCCTCAACGAAACTATGTAAGCTTTTTGATCGGAACATCACGAAGGTACTTACTAACTTAGGCTGGGAACAAGAGTTCTTTTTAGTTGATATCGCATTGTATAATGCTCGTCCAGACTTATACCTCACAGGCAGAACACTTATGGGACACTCTTCTGCTAAAGATCAGCAATTGGACGACCACTATTTTGGTTCTATTCCACCTAGGGTCAATGCTTTCTTGAAAGAAATAGAAATAGAGTGTCACAAACTAGGAATTCCTATAAAAACAAGACATAATGAAGTAGCACCTAATCAGTTTGAACTTGCGCCTATTTTTGAAAATGCCAATTTAGCCAACGATCATAATCAACAAGTTATGGATCTCATGAAAAGAGTAGCTCAAAAACATCGTTTTGCTGTACTCTTTCATGAAAAACCTTATAAAGGAATTAATGGATCAGGAAAACACAATAACTGGTCATTATGCACTGATACGGGCATTAATCTGTTTGCTCCTGGTAAAAACCCAAAGGGTAACTTACTATTTCTCACCTTTCTTGTAAATGCTCTTATGATGGTTTATAAAAACCAAGATTTACTGAGAGCATCCATCGTCAGTGCAGGAAATAGCCATCGCCTAGGAGCAAACGAAGCTCCACCTGCTATCCTTTCTATTTTCCTCGGAGATGAACTTTCTCTAACACTTGATTCAATCGTTGAACAAGTGGGTGATAAAAGGATGACTCCTGAAGAAAAAACAACATTAAAACTAGGTATAGGTAGAATTCCCGAGATTTTACTAGACACAACAGATCGGAACAGAACATCTCCTTTTGCCTTTACAGGAAATAGATTTGAGTTTAGAGCTGCCGGTTCTTCATCAAATAGTGCCGCATCTATGATCGTAATTAATGCAGCTATGGCTTCTCAACTTAATCAATTTAGAGAAGAATTAGAAGGGCTAATAGATAAAGGTATGGGTAGAGATGAAGCACTTTTTAAGCTGCTCAAAAAATACATTTTAGAATCAAAATCTATTCGATTTGAAGGAGATGGATATTCTAAAGCATGGGAAGAAGAAGCAAAAAGAAGAGGATTAAGTAATATATCCCATGTTCCTGAAGCTTTAACCTATTACGTAAAAGATCAAGCTAAAAAAGTATTTATATCAGAAAATATATTCTCTCAGCATGAGCTTTATAGCAGACTAGAGGTAGAGCTAGAAAAGTTTACTAAAAAAATTCAAATTGAAAGTAGAGTTTTGGGTGACTTAGCAATAAATCATATAGTACCTATTGCGGTAAGCTATCAAAATAGATTATTAAAAAATCTAATGGGACTTAAAACTATTTTTGAAGAGGAAGAATATCATATCTTGAGTGAAGACAGAGTAGAGCTAGTTCGAGAAATATCATATCGTGTTACCTCTATAAAAAAGTTAGTGAAAGAAATGATTGAGGCTAGAAAGGTGGCCAACAAAATGGAATGTTATACAGAAAAGGCTTATGCATATGAAAATACAGTGAGGCCATTTCTTGAAAATATAAGAGACCACATAGACCATCTAGAAATGGAAGTGGATGATGAAATATGGCCTTTACCTAAATATAGAGAGCTCCTTTTTGCTAGATAAACAGCAAATTAAGTCATATTACATTATTTGATAGTTTATATACCTTTATACTTAATTTATTTTTATATTTGTGCTATATAACATACTTTAGAAACACTCATGGGTAAAAAGAACTTATCAAATATCGAGATTTCGGAATATTTATCCGATATGTGGGCTCCATTAAATGAAGACCAGAGGAAGTTTCTTTCTAATAATTATATACTTCAAAATTACAAGAAAAATGAAATTATATATGATGAGGAAGAAACACCCAAATACCTTATGTGTTTGCTAAGTGGGAAAGTGAAAATTTACAAAGATGGTGTTGGCGGACGTAGTCAGATTATTCGTATGATTAAACCAGTTGAATATTTTGGCTATAGAGCTTATTTTGCTAATGAAGATTATGTTACAGCTGCTGCTGCCTTCGAACCATCTATTCTTTGCTTAATTCCATTAGAAGTAATGACTAAGCTCGTTTCTGAAAATTGCGAGTTAGCCATGTTCTTCATCAAACAACTATCTATTGATTTAGGTATTGCTGATGAAAGAACTGTAAACTTGACGCAAAAACACATTAGAGGTAGATTAGCTGAATCTCTCTTATTCCTAAAAGAAAGTTATGGACTAGAAGAAGATGGTTATACATTAAGTATATATCTTTCACGTGAAGATTTGGCAAACTTATCAAATATGACTACTTCTAATGCTATTAGAACTTTGTCAAACTTTGCATCTGAAAGAATCATTGCAATTGATGGTCGAAAAATAAAGATTATTGATGTAGAAAAACTCACAAAGATAAGTCAGATAGGATAAACTCATATCACTATCGCTAAATAGATAACAAAATAGGCTGCTTAACATTAGGCAGCCTATTTTATTTCTACTTTATCGAACAACAATAAAATCAATAAAGTTGCCCTTATTTATACCTCAAACTATTATCGAAGTAGCACTTTTGGGCATAAGAATGAATATATCATAACACCGACATGACAACAACATATCGGTGTCATCGTATCATCATGTCGGTGTCATGATAACAATAGGATACCGATATAATAGCCTTTTTGACACTTCATAAAGCTAATTACATTGATATACTAGAATGTTTGTCTAAATTCACAACCTTCTTTCCACTGAGAACAACCAAAGGCTTTATTACCCTTTATCAACACTCCCCTACCACATAAAGGACAAGGATCTCCTTCTTTTAAGGGGTGTCTACGATCTGTAATATCATTTTTTACGGTTGAAACTATATCAGAAACCATCTCTTTCAACTCATCAATGAAAGTAGAAGCATTATAACTTTGATCTTCAATCTCTCTCAACTTCTTTTCCCAAATTCCTGTAAGTTCAGCAGATTTAAGAAGTTCTTCATGAATAATACGTATCAACTCCTTACCTGTCTCTGTTGGGACTAAGTTTTTTCTTTCTTTGCGAATATAATTCCTCTTAAATAAAGTTTCAATTATAGCTGCACGTGTT is part of the Bacteroides coprosuis DSM 18011 genome and harbors:
- a CDS encoding RNA binding S1 domain protein (COGs: COG0539 Ribosomal protein S1~InterPro IPR003029:IPR022967~KEGG: bth:BT_4345 30S ribosomal protein S1~PFAM: Ribosomal protein S1, RNA-binding domain~SMART: RNA-binding domain, S1~SPTR: Putative uncharacterized protein;~IMG reference gene:2504108155~PFAM: S1 RNA binding domain~TIGRFAM: ribosomal protein S1), whose translation is MENLKNVAPIEDFNWDAYESGETTTAIDRESLAKAYDDTLNKVSEREVVDGVVIAMNKREVVVNIGYKSDGIISLNEFRYNPELKVGDTVEVYIESQEDKKGQLVLSHKKARAARAWERVNEALENEAVIKGFIKCRTKGGMIVDVFGIEAFLPGSQIDVRPIRDYDVFVGKTMEFKVVKINQEFKNVVVSHKALIEAELEQQKKEIISKLEKGQVLEGTVKNITSYGVFIDLGGVDGLIHITDLSWGRVSDPKEVVELDQKLNVVILDFDDQKKRIALGLKQLTPHPWDSLDENLKVGDKVKGKVVVMADYGAFVEIAAGVEGLIHVSEMSWSQHLRSAQDFMKVGDEVEAVILTLDREERKMSLGIKQLKQDPWETIEEKYPVGSKHVAKVRNFTNFGIFVEIEEGVDGLVHISDLSWTKKIKHPSEFTQLGADLEIVVLEIDKENRRLSLGHKQLEENPWDVFETVFTVGSVHEGTIIEMLDKGAVIALPYGVEGFATPKHLVKEDGSQAQLEEKLEFKVIEFNKDAKRIILSHSRIFEDAAVQPEEDRQEVRKSSKKSAPKRDNTPMQNQAASTTLGDIDALAELKEKLEGKN
- a CDS encoding RNA polymerase, sigma-24 subunit, ECF subfamily (COGs: COG1595 DNA-directed RNA polymerase specialized sigma subunit sigma24 homolog~InterPro IPR014284:IPR007627:IPR013249~KEGG: bth:BT_4347 RNA polymerase ECF-type sigma factor~PFAM: RNA polymerase sigma factor 70, region 4 type 2; RNA polymerase sigma-70 region 2~SPTR: RNA polymerase sigma-70 factor, ECF subfamily;~TIGRFAM: RNA polymerase sigma-70~IMG reference gene:2504108153~PFAM: Sigma-70, region 4; Sigma-70 region 2~TIGRFAM: RNA polymerase sigma factor, sigma-70 family), which gives rise to MEKNFNEEQIILLIQEPETLELGFRALVSLYSKPLYWHIRRIVLTHENADDVLQNTFLKAWLNLESFRGDAKLSTWLYRIAVNESLTFISKHKEKYSVEIDNPELGLENVLKSDPYFDGKELDVQLQKAIMKLPDKQRIVFLMKYYDDLKYTEISRILGTTVGALKASYHHAVKKIEEFISNLD
- a CDS encoding Ribonuclease Z (COGs: COG1234 Metal-dependent hydrolase of the beta-lactamase superfamily III~HAMAP: Ribonuclease Z~InterPro IPR013471:IPR001279~KEGG: bfr:BF1044 ribonuclease Z~PFAM: Beta-lactamase-like~SPTR: Ribonuclease Z;~TIGRFAM: Ribonuclease Z~IMG reference gene:2504108154~PFAM: Metallo-beta-lactamase superfamily~TIGRFAM: ribonuclease Z), which codes for MDKFEVTILGCGSALPTTKHNQTSQVVNFRDKLFIIDCGEGTQLQFRKAKLKFSRLGHIFISHLHGDHCFGLMGLISTFGLLGRTADLYIHAPKGLEAVMKPALDFFCNPLSYQVFFKEYDTKKSSLIYEDRSLQVTTIPLKHRMPCSGFLFQEKIGLNHIIREQVDFYNVPTYEMNRLKAGFDYITPDGEVISNAVLTKPAALPRSYAYCSDTAYNPPIIELIKGCDLLFHEATFANSEKVRANQTYHSTAEQAATIALKAEVKQLLIGHFSARYPNENILLTEANAIFPIVEIAEELKTYVVE